A window of the Enterobacteriaceae bacterium 4M9 genome harbors these coding sequences:
- the qseC gene encoding two-component system sensor histidine kinase QseC encodes MNNLSLSSRLLIYILLIATLIWGAASGIGWLQTREAIDEVFDTQQLLFAKRLASANLSELTVDDAPARRLPKTRNLIKNGDKGSLDDDALGFAIFNERGELLLSDNDHGNEFGHSMYSGFINKRLEGDDDEEWRILYITTPDRRYTIAVGQEREYRDDVVNDIVLGQLWPWFIGLPLMMALTVWIIRRELMSLRRTAATLTTRSPEDATPLEETSVPKEARPLVTALNALFVRISGTLERERQFTADAAHELRSPLTALRIQSEVALLAEEDKTSRNRALNNLIIGIDRTSRLVDQLLALSRLDGTSSLMSDVEHIDWRLLTAEVTEEALPVAQHKNIALETIVESPPQIVQGNRLLLKMLLSNLVNNALRYTQEGGAVQVTLRHNGLSVTDNGPGVMPGHLARLGERFFRPPGAVENGSGLGLSIVKRIARLHEFTIDWRNRPEGGFQVTLRQSGT; translated from the coding sequence ATGAATAATTTAAGCCTCAGCAGTCGGTTACTGATTTATATTCTGCTGATTGCCACGCTTATCTGGGGCGCGGCCAGCGGGATCGGCTGGCTACAGACCCGCGAAGCGATTGATGAAGTGTTTGACACCCAACAACTGCTGTTTGCTAAACGTCTCGCCTCCGCCAACCTGAGCGAACTGACCGTTGACGATGCCCCTGCCCGCAGACTGCCTAAAACCCGCAACCTGATTAAAAATGGCGACAAAGGCAGCCTGGACGATGACGCGCTGGGTTTTGCCATTTTTAACGAGCGCGGTGAACTGTTGCTCAGTGATAACGACCACGGCAATGAGTTCGGCCACAGCATGTACAGCGGCTTTATCAATAAAAGACTGGAAGGCGATGATGATGAAGAGTGGCGCATTCTCTACATCACCACGCCAGACCGGCGCTATACCATTGCCGTCGGCCAGGAGCGCGAATACCGCGACGATGTGGTTAACGATATTGTTCTGGGCCAACTCTGGCCGTGGTTCATTGGCCTTCCGCTGATGATGGCGCTTACGGTGTGGATTATTCGCCGCGAACTGATGTCCCTGCGCCGCACGGCGGCCACACTGACAACGCGCAGCCCGGAAGATGCCACACCGCTGGAAGAAACCAGTGTCCCTAAAGAAGCCCGCCCGCTGGTCACCGCGCTTAACGCGCTGTTTGTGCGCATCAGCGGCACGCTGGAACGTGAGCGCCAGTTCACCGCCGATGCCGCCCACGAACTGCGCAGCCCGCTGACGGCGCTGCGCATTCAAAGCGAGGTGGCGCTGCTGGCAGAAGAAGATAAAACCTCACGCAACCGGGCGCTCAACAACCTGATTATCGGCATTGACCGCACCTCTCGACTGGTCGATCAGCTGCTGGCGCTGTCGCGCCTTGACGGGACCTCATCGCTGATGAGCGACGTTGAGCATATCGACTGGCGCCTGCTCACTGCCGAGGTGACGGAAGAGGCGCTGCCGGTGGCGCAGCATAAAAATATTGCCCTGGAAACGATTGTTGAGTCTCCACCGCAGATAGTGCAGGGCAACCGGCTACTGCTGAAAATGCTGCTGAGCAACCTGGTCAATAACGCGCTGCGTTATACCCAGGAAGGCGGCGCGGTACAGGTTACGCTGCGCCACAACGGCCTGAGCGTGACGGACAACGGACCCGGCGTGATGCCAGGCCACCTGGCGCGCCTGGGTGAGCGCTTTTTCCGCCCGCCGGGTGCGGTGGAAAACGGCAGCGGCCTTGGGCTGTCGATTGTGAAACGTATTGCGCGCCTGCATGAATTTACTATCGACTGGCGTAACCGCCCGGAAGGGGGATTTCAGGTCACGCTCAGGCAGTCTGGCACATAA
- the panS gene encoding ketopantoate/pantoate/pantothenate transporter PanS, which translates to MLAVITRLFPLWALLLSWLAWYTPAHFTPVAPHVSTLLMLVMFGMGVHLKIDDFKRVLSRPAPVAACTFLHYLIMPLAAWLLAHAFNMPPDLSAGMVLVGSVASGTASNVMIYLAKGDVALSVTISAVSTLVGVFATPLLTRLYVDAHIQVDVMGMLLSILKIVVIPIGLGLIVHHLFPRVVKAVEPYLPAFSMACILAIISAVVAASADHIASVGAVVIVAVILHNTIGLLSGYWGGRLFGFDESTCRTLAIEVGMQNSGLAAALGKMYFSPLAALPGALFSVWHNLSGSLLAGYWSGKPVKKEKAAVAKES; encoded by the coding sequence ATGCTCGCAGTTATTACGCGGCTGTTCCCACTCTGGGCACTGCTGCTCTCCTGGCTTGCGTGGTACACACCAGCCCACTTCACCCCCGTTGCGCCGCACGTCAGTACGCTGCTGATGCTGGTCATGTTCGGCATGGGCGTGCATCTGAAAATCGACGATTTCAAACGCGTGCTGTCGCGCCCGGCTCCGGTGGCCGCCTGTACCTTCCTGCACTATCTGATTATGCCGCTGGCGGCCTGGCTGCTGGCACATGCGTTTAATATGCCGCCGGATCTCTCCGCTGGCATGGTGCTGGTGGGCAGTGTCGCCAGCGGTACGGCGTCCAACGTCATGATTTACCTGGCGAAAGGGGATGTGGCGCTCTCGGTGACGATTTCTGCGGTTTCCACGCTGGTTGGTGTGTTTGCCACGCCGCTGCTGACGCGCCTGTACGTTGACGCCCACATTCAGGTGGATGTGATGGGCATGCTGTTGAGCATTCTGAAGATTGTAGTGATCCCTATCGGCCTGGGTTTGATTGTGCACCACCTGTTCCCACGCGTGGTGAAAGCCGTGGAGCCTTATTTACCCGCGTTTTCGATGGCATGCATTCTGGCGATTATCAGCGCAGTGGTTGCCGCCAGCGCTGACCACATCGCGTCTGTGGGTGCCGTGGTGATTGTAGCCGTCATTCTGCACAACACCATTGGCCTGCTTAGCGGCTACTGGGGCGGGCGCCTGTTTGGCTTTGACGAGTCCACCTGCCGCACGCTGGCAATCGAAGTCGGAATGCAGAACTCCGGGCTTGCCGCCGCACTCGGCAAGATGTATTTCTCACCGCTCGCCGCCCTGCCCGGCGCGCTGTTCTCGGTCTGGCACAATCTTTCTGGCTCGCTGCTGGCGGGTTACTGGTCCGGTAAGCCGGTTAAAAAAGAGAAGGCTGCTGTGGCGAAAGAGAGTTAA
- a CDS encoding DUF3811 domain-containing protein — MAIARLTQQDMTEKEQRELKTLLDRARIAHGRPLTNAENNRLKKEYIDKLMAEREAEAKKARQIKKKQAYKTDKEATFSWSASTHVRGRR, encoded by the coding sequence ATGGCAATCGCCCGTCTGACCCAGCAGGACATGACTGAGAAAGAACAACGCGAACTTAAAACTCTCCTCGACCGCGCCCGTATTGCCCATGGACGCCCGCTGACCAATGCGGAAAACAATCGCCTTAAAAAAGAGTATATCGACAAGCTGATGGCCGAACGGGAAGCCGAAGCGAAGAAAGCGCGTCAGATTAAGAAAAAACAGGCTTATAAAACCGATAAGGAAGCGACGTTTTCATGGTCGGCCAGTACGCACGTGCGTGGGAGAAGATGA
- the rluF gene encoding 23S rRNA pseudouridine(2604) synthase RluF, with the protein MLPNSSIRLNKYISESGICSRREADRYIEQGNVFINGKRATVGDQVNVGDVVKVNGQLIEPRQEDDLVLIALNKPVGIVSTTEGSEKDNIVDFVNHSSRVFPIGRLDKDSQGLIFLTNHGDLVNKILRAGNDHEKEYLVTVNKPVTDEFILGMSRGVPILGTVTKKCKVKREAPFVFRITLIQGLNRQIRRMCEHFGFEVTKLERTRIMNVSLKGLPPGEWRDLTDDELVELFNLLEKSSSEDASAKNKAKPKAKATPAKKPVSSGGKNMAKTPAELANRKRFSGPGRKKKGR; encoded by the coding sequence ATGCTGCCGAACTCATCTATCCGATTAAACAAATACATCAGCGAAAGCGGGATCTGCTCGCGCCGCGAGGCTGACCGCTACATCGAACAAGGAAATGTGTTTATCAACGGTAAACGCGCCACTGTGGGTGACCAGGTCAACGTGGGCGATGTCGTGAAGGTCAATGGCCAACTTATCGAACCGCGTCAGGAAGACGACCTGGTGTTAATCGCATTGAATAAGCCCGTCGGCATCGTCAGCACGACGGAAGGCAGTGAGAAAGACAACATCGTCGATTTCGTCAACCACAGCAGTCGCGTGTTCCCGATTGGCCGCCTCGATAAAGATTCCCAGGGGCTGATTTTCCTCACCAACCACGGTGACCTGGTGAACAAAATCCTACGCGCCGGGAACGATCACGAGAAAGAATATCTGGTGACGGTGAACAAACCGGTGACGGATGAATTCATTCTGGGCATGAGCCGCGGCGTGCCTATCCTTGGCACAGTAACCAAAAAGTGCAAGGTGAAGAGAGAGGCACCGTTTGTCTTTCGCATCACGCTGATTCAAGGGCTTAACCGCCAGATTCGCCGCATGTGCGAGCACTTCGGTTTTGAAGTCACTAAGCTTGAGCGCACGCGCATCATGAACGTGAGCCTGAAAGGCCTGCCGCCAGGCGAATGGCGAGATCTTACCGACGATGAGCTGGTTGAGTTGTTTAATCTTCTGGAGAAGTCATCGTCGGAAGATGCGTCCGCTAAAAACAAGGCGAAGCCGAAAGCGAAAGCCACCCCGGCGAAAAAGCCGGTCAGCAGCGGTGGAAAAAATATGGCGAAAACCCCGGCAGAGCTTGCGAACCGCAAGCGGTTTAGCGGGCCGGGGCGTAAGAAAAAGGGGCGTTAA
- a CDS encoding Na/Pi cotransporter family protein, protein MLTLLHLLSAVSLLVWGTHIVRTGVMRVFGARLRTVLSRSVEKKPLAFCAGIGVTALVQSSNATTMLVTSFVAQDLVALTPALVIVLGADVGTALMARILTFDLSWLSPLLIFIGVIFFLGRKQNRAGQLGRVGIGLGLILLALELIVQAVTPITQASGVKVIFASLTGDIMLDALIGAVFAIISYSSLAAVLLTATLTATGVIAFDVALCLVIGANLGSGLLAMINNSAANAAARRVALGSLLFKLVGSLLVLPFVHLLARAMHHLPLPESELVIYFHVFYNLIRCLAMVPFAEPMARLCRRFIRETPELETRMKPKHLDPSALDTPALALANAARETLRIGDAIENMMDGLRKVIHGEPREEKELRKIADDVNVLYTAIKLYLARMPKDELAEEESRRWAEIIEMSLNLEQASDIVERMGSEIADKSFAARRAFSVEGLKELDALYDQLLNNLKLAMSVFFSGDMDSARRLRRSKHRFRIMNRRYSHAHVDRLHQQNVQSIETSSLHLGLLGDMKRLNSLFCAVAYSVMEQPDEDDDRDDY, encoded by the coding sequence GTGTTAACACTGTTGCACCTGCTTTCCGCAGTGTCGCTGCTGGTCTGGGGCACGCATATCGTGCGTACCGGCGTAATGCGCGTTTTCGGCGCACGGCTGCGCACTGTACTCAGCCGCAGCGTGGAGAAAAAGCCGCTCGCATTTTGCGCCGGTATTGGTGTTACCGCGTTAGTTCAGAGCAGTAATGCCACCACCATGCTGGTGACGTCGTTTGTGGCGCAGGACCTGGTCGCACTCACCCCTGCGCTGGTGATTGTACTGGGCGCAGACGTCGGGACCGCGTTAATGGCGCGTATCCTCACCTTCGACCTCTCCTGGCTGTCGCCGCTGCTGATTTTTATCGGCGTTATCTTCTTTCTTGGGCGTAAACAAAACCGTGCTGGCCAACTGGGGCGCGTGGGGATTGGTCTTGGCCTGATTCTGCTGGCGCTGGAGCTGATTGTGCAGGCGGTTACGCCGATTACTCAGGCCTCTGGCGTGAAGGTCATCTTTGCGTCGCTGACCGGCGACATCATGCTGGATGCGTTGATTGGCGCGGTATTCGCGATAATCAGTTATTCCAGCCTGGCGGCAGTGCTGCTGACCGCGACGCTCACCGCGACCGGTGTTATTGCCTTTGATGTGGCGCTGTGTCTGGTCATCGGGGCGAACCTTGGCTCCGGGCTGCTGGCGATGATCAACAACAGCGCCGCGAACGCCGCCGCACGCCGCGTGGCGCTGGGCAGCCTGCTGTTTAAGCTTGTCGGCAGTCTGCTGGTGCTACCGTTTGTCCACCTGCTGGCGCGTGCCATGCACCACCTGCCGTTGCCGGAATCGGAGTTGGTGATTTACTTCCACGTCTTCTACAACCTGATTCGCTGCCTGGCGATGGTGCCTTTTGCCGAGCCCATGGCGCGCCTGTGCCGGCGTTTTATACGCGAAACGCCGGAGCTGGAAACGCGCATGAAGCCCAAGCACCTCGACCCGAGCGCGCTGGATACTCCGGCGCTGGCGCTGGCGAACGCCGCACGCGAAACGCTGCGTATTGGTGATGCCATAGAAAACATGATGGATGGCCTGCGCAAGGTGATTCACGGTGAGCCACGTGAAGAGAAAGAGCTGCGCAAAATTGCAGACGACGTGAACGTACTCTATACCGCCATCAAACTCTATCTGGCGCGGATGCCGAAGGATGAACTGGCAGAGGAAGAGTCCCGACGCTGGGCGGAAATCATCGAAATGTCGCTTAACCTGGAGCAAGCGTCCGATATTGTCGAGCGCATGGGCAGTGAAATTGCCGACAAATCGTTCGCTGCGCGCCGTGCGTTTTCTGTGGAAGGGTTGAAAGAGTTGGATGCCCTGTACGATCAGCTGCTTAATAACCTGAAGCTGGCGATGTCGGTCTTTTTCTCCGGTGACATGGATAGCGCCCGCCGTCTGCGGCGCAGCAAGCATCGCTTTCGCATCATGAATCGTCGCTACTCACACGCGCACGTTGACCGGCTGCATCAGCAAAACGTGCAAAGTATCGAAACCAGTTCGCTGCACCTGGGATTACTCGGCGACATGAAGCGTCTTAACTCTCTGTTCTGCGCCGTGGCGTACAGCGTGATGGAGCAGCCGGACGAAGACGACGATCGCGACGATTATTAA
- the metH gene encoding methionine synthase has product MSSKVEQLHQQLKDRILVLDGGMGTMIQSYRLEENDFRGERFADWPSDLKGNNDLLVLTRPDVISAIHYAYFEAGADIIETNTFNSTTIAMADYRMESLSAEINFEAAKLARACADEWTARTPHKPRYVAGVLGPTNRTASISPDVNDPAFRNVTFDQLVAAYRESTRALVEGGSDLILIETVFDTLNAKAAIFAVKSEFEALGVELPIMISGTITDASGRTLSGQTTEAFYNSLRHAGALSFGLNCALGPDELRQYVAELSRIAECYVSAHPNAGLPNAFGEYDLDADIMATQIGEWAKAGFLNIVGGCCGTTPEHIAAMCRAVGGVAPRRLPEIPVACRLAGLEPLNIGADSLFVNVGERTNVTGSAKFKRLIKEEKYAEALDVARQQVENGAQIIDINMDEGMLDAEAAMVRFLNLIAGEPDIARVPIMIDSSKWDVIEKGLKCIQGKGIVNSISMKEGVEAFTAHAKLVRRYGAAMVVMAFDETGQADTRARKIEICRRAYRILTEEVGFPPEDIIFDPNIFAVATGIEEHNNYAMDFIGACEDIKRELPHALISGGVSNVSFSFRGNDPVREAIHAVFLYYAIRNGMDMGIVNAGQLAIYDDLPAELRDAVEDVVLNRRDDSTERLLELAEKYRGSKTDEAANTQQAEWRSWDVKKRLEYSLVKGITEFIEQDTEEARLLSARPIEVIEGPLMDGMNVVGDLFGEGKMFLPQVVKSARVMKQAVAYLEPFIEASKEKGKSNGKIVLATVKGDVHDIGKNIVGVVLQCNNYEIIDLGVMVPCDTILKTAREHNADIIGLSGLITPSLDEMVNVAKEMERQGFTLPLLIGGATTSKAHTAVKIEQNYSGPTVYVQNASRTVGVVSSLLSATQYDEFVARTKREYEVVREQHGRKKPRTPPVTLQAARENDLAFDWSHYTPPVAHRLGVEEVRASIETLRNYIDWTPFFMTWSLAGKYPRIFSDEVVGEEAQRLFNDANAMLDKLAADKSLTPRGVVGIFPANRVDDDIEIYRDESRSHVLAVSHHLRQQTEKVGFANYCLADFVAPKLSGKADYLGAFAVTGGLEEDALAEAFDAQHDDYNKIMVKAVADRLAEAFAEYLHERVRKVLWGYAPNENLSNEELVRENYQGIRPAPGYPACPEHTEKAAIWQLLDVEKHTGMKLTESFAMWPGASVSGWYFSHPDSKYFAVAQIQRDQVEDYAQRKGMSVSEVERWLAPNLGYDAD; this is encoded by the coding sequence GTGAGCAGCAAAGTTGAGCAACTGCACCAGCAGTTAAAAGACCGCATTCTGGTACTGGACGGCGGCATGGGCACCATGATTCAGAGCTACCGCCTGGAAGAGAATGATTTTCGCGGCGAACGCTTCGCCGACTGGCCCAGCGATCTTAAGGGAAATAACGACCTGCTGGTCCTGACCCGGCCCGATGTCATCAGCGCCATCCATTACGCCTATTTTGAGGCGGGTGCGGACATCATCGAAACCAACACCTTTAACTCCACGACCATTGCGATGGCAGATTACCGCATGGAGTCGCTGTCGGCAGAAATTAACTTTGAAGCGGCGAAGCTTGCCCGCGCCTGTGCCGACGAATGGACGGCGCGCACGCCGCATAAGCCGCGTTACGTGGCGGGCGTGCTGGGGCCAACCAACCGCACCGCCTCCATCTCTCCCGATGTGAACGACCCGGCGTTTCGTAACGTCACCTTTGACCAGCTGGTGGCGGCCTATCGCGAATCCACCCGCGCGCTGGTGGAAGGTGGCTCAGATCTTATTCTGATTGAAACCGTGTTCGACACGCTTAATGCCAAGGCGGCGATTTTCGCCGTGAAGAGCGAGTTTGAGGCGCTGGGCGTTGAACTGCCGATAATGATTTCCGGCACCATCACCGATGCCTCCGGGCGCACGCTCTCCGGGCAGACCACCGAAGCCTTTTATAACTCGCTGCGCCACGCGGGCGCGCTGTCGTTTGGTCTTAACTGCGCGCTCGGCCCGGATGAGCTACGCCAGTACGTGGCGGAACTCTCGCGCATCGCCGAATGTTACGTCAGTGCGCACCCGAACGCCGGGCTGCCCAACGCCTTTGGCGAATACGATCTGGATGCCGACATCATGGCCACCCAGATTGGTGAATGGGCGAAAGCCGGTTTCCTGAATATTGTCGGCGGCTGCTGTGGCACCACGCCGGAACATATCGCAGCCATGTGCCGGGCGGTGGGAGGGGTTGCGCCGCGCCGCCTCCCGGAGATTCCCGTCGCCTGCCGCCTGGCAGGGCTTGAGCCGCTCAATATCGGCGCCGACAGCCTGTTTGTGAACGTCGGTGAGCGTACTAACGTCACCGGCTCGGCAAAATTCAAACGCCTGATTAAAGAAGAAAAATACGCCGAGGCGCTGGACGTGGCGCGCCAGCAGGTTGAAAACGGCGCGCAGATTATCGATATCAACATGGATGAGGGCATGCTCGACGCCGAAGCGGCGATGGTGCGCTTCCTCAACCTGATTGCCGGTGAGCCGGACATCGCCCGTGTGCCGATTATGATTGACTCCTCCAAATGGGACGTCATCGAAAAAGGCCTGAAGTGCATTCAGGGCAAAGGTATCGTGAACTCCATCTCCATGAAAGAGGGCGTGGAGGCCTTCACCGCGCATGCGAAGCTGGTGCGGCGCTACGGTGCCGCAATGGTGGTGATGGCATTTGATGAAACCGGTCAGGCCGACACCCGCGCGCGCAAAATTGAAATTTGCCGCCGCGCTTACCGCATCCTCACTGAAGAGGTGGGCTTCCCGCCGGAAGACATCATCTTCGACCCCAATATCTTCGCGGTGGCGACCGGTATTGAAGAGCATAACAACTACGCGATGGACTTCATCGGCGCCTGTGAAGACATCAAACGCGAGCTACCGCACGCACTGATCTCCGGCGGTGTGTCCAACGTCTCGTTCTCGTTTCGCGGCAACGACCCGGTGCGTGAGGCCATTCACGCGGTATTCCTGTACTACGCCATCCGCAACGGCATGGATATGGGCATTGTTAACGCCGGTCAGCTTGCTATTTACGACGACCTGCCCGCCGAGCTGCGCGATGCGGTAGAAGACGTGGTGCTGAACCGCCGCGACGATTCCACCGAGCGCCTGCTGGAACTGGCAGAAAAATACCGCGGTAGCAAAACCGATGAGGCCGCCAACACCCAGCAGGCCGAATGGCGCAGTTGGGACGTGAAAAAGCGCCTCGAATATTCGCTGGTAAAGGGCATTACCGAGTTTATCGAACAAGACACCGAAGAAGCGCGCCTGTTGTCTGCGCGCCCCATTGAGGTGATCGAAGGGCCGCTGATGGACGGCATGAACGTGGTTGGCGACCTGTTCGGCGAGGGCAAGATGTTCCTGCCGCAGGTGGTGAAGTCCGCGCGCGTCATGAAGCAGGCGGTGGCGTATCTGGAGCCGTTTATCGAGGCCAGCAAAGAGAAAGGCAAGAGCAACGGTAAAATCGTGCTGGCGACCGTGAAGGGCGACGTGCACGACATCGGCAAAAACATCGTTGGCGTGGTGCTCCAGTGCAACAACTACGAGATTATCGATCTCGGCGTCATGGTGCCATGCGACACCATTTTGAAAACCGCCAGAGAACACAACGCTGACATCATCGGCCTGTCGGGCCTGATTACGCCGTCGCTCGATGAAATGGTCAACGTCGCCAAAGAGATGGAGCGCCAGGGCTTTACTCTGCCGCTGCTGATTGGCGGCGCGACCACTTCAAAAGCACACACGGCCGTGAAGATTGAGCAGAACTACAGCGGGCCGACGGTGTACGTGCAGAACGCCTCGCGCACCGTGGGCGTGGTGTCGTCGCTGTTATCAGCCACGCAGTATGATGAGTTTGTGGCGCGCACGAAGCGCGAATACGAGGTAGTGCGTGAGCAGCACGGGCGTAAAAAACCGCGCACGCCGCCGGTCACGCTGCAGGCAGCCCGAGAAAACGATCTGGCCTTTGACTGGAGTCACTACACGCCGCCAGTGGCGCACCGCCTCGGCGTTGAAGAAGTACGTGCCAGTATCGAAACGCTGCGTAACTACATCGACTGGACGCCGTTTTTCATGACCTGGTCGCTGGCGGGCAAATACCCGCGCATCTTCTCTGATGAAGTGGTAGGCGAAGAAGCCCAGCGCCTGTTTAACGACGCCAACGCGATGCTCGATAAGCTCGCTGCCGACAAATCGCTGACGCCGCGCGGCGTGGTGGGGATTTTCCCGGCTAACCGTGTGGATGATGACATCGAAATCTATCGCGACGAATCGCGCAGCCACGTGCTGGCGGTCAGCCATCATCTGCGCCAGCAAACCGAAAAAGTCGGCTTCGCCAACTACTGCCTTGCGGATTTTGTCGCGCCTAAACTCAGCGGTAAGGCCGACTATCTCGGTGCGTTTGCCGTGACCGGCGGGCTTGAGGAAGACGCGCTGGCCGAGGCGTTCGACGCACAGCACGATGATTACAACAAAATCATGGTCAAAGCGGTGGCCGACCGTCTGGCAGAAGCCTTTGCCGAATATCTGCATGAACGGGTACGCAAAGTGCTGTGGGGCTACGCGCCCAATGAGAACCTCAGCAACGAAGAGTTGGTGCGCGAGAACTACCAGGGCATTCGCCCGGCGCCAGGTTATCCGGCCTGCCCGGAGCACACCGAAAAGGCCGCAATCTGGCAGTTGCTGGATGTCGAAAAACATACCGGGATGAAGCTCACTGAATCGTTCGCCATGTGGCCAGGTGCGTCGGTATCAGGCTGGTATTTCAGCCACCCTGACAGCAAATACTTCGCCGTGGCGCAGATTCAGCGCGATCAGGTGGAAGATTACGCCCAGCGCAAAGGCATGAGCGTGAGCGAGGTCGAGCGCTGGCTGGCGCCAAACCTGGGGTACGACGCCGACTAA
- the iclR gene encoding glyoxylate bypass operon transcriptional repressor IclR has protein sequence MVAAVPVKRGKKPRNATAAAPAPATGQVQSLTRGLKLLEWIAESHSGVALTELAQQAGLPNSTTHRLLTTMQQLGFVRQVGELGHWSIGAHAFVVGSSFLQSRNLLAIVHPVLRKLMEDSGETVNLAVLDQSDHQAVIIDQVQCTQLMRMSAPIGGKLPMHASGAGKAFLSQLEEQQVTDLLHRKGLHVYTHATLVSPLHLKEDLLQSRRRGYAFDDEEHALGLRCVAACIYNEHHEPFAAISISGPISRITDDRVTELGALAIKAAKEVTQAWGGGR, from the coding sequence ATGGTCGCTGCCGTTCCCGTCAAACGTGGCAAGAAACCCCGCAACGCTACCGCTGCTGCCCCCGCACCGGCTACCGGACAAGTACAGTCGTTAACCCGTGGCCTGAAGCTGCTGGAATGGATTGCCGAATCGCACAGCGGTGTGGCGCTCACCGAGCTTGCCCAGCAGGCCGGGCTGCCTAACTCCACCACGCACCGCCTGTTAACCACCATGCAGCAGCTGGGCTTTGTGCGCCAGGTCGGTGAACTGGGACACTGGTCGATTGGCGCTCACGCGTTTGTGGTGGGCAGTAGCTTTCTGCAAAGCCGTAATCTGCTGGCGATTGTGCACCCGGTGCTGCGCAAATTAATGGAAGACTCTGGCGAAACGGTCAACCTGGCGGTACTCGACCAGAGCGATCACCAGGCGGTGATTATTGACCAGGTACAGTGCACCCAGCTTATGCGCATGTCAGCGCCCATCGGCGGCAAGCTGCCGATGCACGCCTCCGGTGCTGGTAAAGCCTTTCTGTCACAGCTTGAGGAACAACAGGTCACTGACCTGCTGCATCGCAAAGGGCTGCACGTTTATACCCACGCTACGCTGGTGTCGCCGCTGCATCTCAAAGAGGATTTGCTGCAATCCCGCCGCCGTGGTTATGCCTTTGACGACGAGGAACATGCGCTGGGACTGCGCTGCGTCGCGGCCTGTATCTATAACGAGCATCACGAGCCGTTTGCCGCTATTTCAATTTCTGGCCCTATTTCGCGCATCACCGATGACCGCGTCACCGAACTGGGTGCGCTGGCGATTAAAGCCGCCAAAGAGGTGACTCAGGCCTGGGGCGGCGGGCGCTAA